Proteins found in one Aneurinibacillus uraniidurans genomic segment:
- a CDS encoding O-antigen ligase family protein → MSTKQKLSIDQMLNLEGQKSVDRMLTGLLFFMLIFVPLLTRVAVIDFASPVISGTALDSGMKADVFTYYKFIWLQIVTGLLLLGFLYKMIAKGYVIPASYINIPLLLMFVFTSLSGMLAENKMIAMFGQYNRHEGTLTYLIYFTLFFIAANILYTEKRVQMLVYATYSLLLVNVCLGIAYFYGANLLDNAFVRGLLLPSGIDQQSINGFFNSTINNPNYVSGIGGTLTVLFLAKAMFSHSVKEKVFDLLGACFGFTLVLTSLSTSGFFTTVVMIPVLILLLAFGRRKKEGIIVLAVAALLFSSIFSILAKHNPRVWNESLGFFLGSSEKKISMELYKEGTEEGNRVNLEQSLFGVQVASAAADANTEDEFNLPPQQWSAGTGRTYIWSKTLELVKQHPILGLGMDTLAYHFPQDDPYKNSGLNDANTIVDKPHNMYIGMAYGSGGIVLLAFLFMGLQHIWRNLVLIKNKIDTERTGLLAALFAGWCAYLVQALFNDSIIGTGFIFWTLFGVGVALMRQEEREKESV, encoded by the coding sequence CTCCTGTTATTAGTGGAACAGCTTTAGATTCAGGGATGAAGGCAGATGTTTTTACGTACTATAAATTCATTTGGCTGCAAATTGTAACAGGGCTTTTGTTACTTGGCTTTTTGTATAAAATGATCGCAAAAGGATATGTAATTCCAGCGAGCTACATTAACATTCCACTTTTGCTCATGTTCGTTTTTACATCGCTTTCTGGGATGCTCGCAGAAAATAAGATGATTGCAATGTTTGGTCAATATAATCGACATGAAGGTACACTTACATATCTCATCTATTTTACATTGTTTTTTATTGCCGCTAACATCCTGTACACAGAGAAACGCGTTCAGATGCTGGTGTATGCTACTTACTCTCTTTTACTTGTGAACGTTTGTCTGGGAATTGCATATTTTTATGGGGCGAATCTTTTAGACAATGCATTTGTTAGAGGACTTTTACTGCCTTCCGGTATAGATCAGCAATCGATAAACGGCTTTTTTAATAGCACTATTAACAACCCCAACTATGTAAGTGGGATTGGTGGCACGCTTACGGTCTTATTTTTGGCTAAAGCTATGTTTTCTCATAGTGTAAAAGAAAAAGTGTTTGATCTGTTAGGGGCATGTTTCGGTTTTACTTTGGTATTAACATCGCTTTCGACAAGTGGTTTTTTCACGACTGTAGTTATGATTCCTGTTTTAATCCTGTTGCTTGCATTTGGTCGTCGGAAAAAAGAAGGGATTATAGTACTGGCAGTAGCAGCTCTTCTGTTTTCTAGTATTTTTTCTATTCTTGCGAAACATAATCCTCGAGTATGGAATGAAAGTCTTGGATTTTTCCTTGGTTCATCTGAGAAGAAAATTAGTATGGAGCTATATAAAGAGGGGACAGAAGAGGGTAATCGAGTTAATTTGGAGCAGTCACTTTTTGGCGTTCAGGTAGCATCGGCAGCAGCTGATGCCAATACAGAAGATGAATTTAATCTTCCGCCACAGCAATGGTCGGCCGGAACAGGGCGTACGTATATTTGGTCAAAAACACTGGAACTTGTAAAGCAACATCCGATTCTTGGACTCGGAATGGATACGCTAGCGTATCATTTTCCGCAGGATGATCCGTATAAAAATTCTGGACTTAATGATGCAAATACCATTGTAGACAAGCCACACAATATGTACATCGGAATGGCCTACGGTTCCGGAGGAATTGTGTTGCTAGCCTTTTTATTTATGGGGCTTCAACATATTTGGCGCAATCTTGTACTGATCAAGAATAAAATTGACACAGAGCGTACCGGCTTACTAGCTGCTCTATTTGCCGGATGGTGCGCATATCTTGTTCAGGCACTATTTAATGACTCGATTATTGGTACAGGATTTATTTTCTGGACTCTGTTTGGTGTGGGAGTAGCGTTGATGCGTCAGGAAGAAAGGGAAAAAGAATCTGTCTAA
- a CDS encoding copper amine oxidase N-terminal domain-containing protein: MNKMLKVLSTTALLASVAAPFAAPVSAKSVNGIDRIAAVDKDFNFHGASTVPNLSVKEDSDFAGDFASGDTFRLALSTGAEWNYSDSAWTPVAGGKAQVKKISDSTLEVQVTATGATAGVDALQIPMDVKLDGASGELTVKVDGRDSAVTGGSYTYAVASNGKTVAVAEDVKTIGKNGTLGTIRIDETAIGAVSGNHTIKLKAPSGYIFTGATASFGGDYTGSGLGTITASDREITIPVNLNVSTANRGSIYIVPTIKVDTANPGDIVVSVSGTAGSGSKGSISDADVTPGKYADWDGNLKIDEVKEIVSGKVDDIKTGEITLKENVPGSFLANRDIDVELPSWVKVVGVTGFDNTNAPGTKAAFTSIDGKKSKLTITMGDKTSTTSKQEIKFKLQLSVQADKAGDIEAEFKGAGLSGQKLVIAKAVAPVSASVEKVENVKIGTQAQSVGDLVITENKKEAIEKSAESFKTTLSGAAGTSSQTLDVDTPTTGVVTVSLPAGVSFAKLPTVEVVDGNGEIEKDGVSRKDNNGTPNGKLVLQVKSESTKPMKIKLSGIQLTVDRTVPEGDIEAKIGGSAIVENAATDTVKAGQFDTGTAAKVVLAKTVTPAPADTTASNIVFKLNSKTFTIDGKEVTMDAAPLVAWDRAFLPVRFAANALNVSDDNIIWDDKTSTATIFKGDRVVVAKVGDKFLTVNGAKVPMDVPVYRSKATNDRVMIPVRYLSNALGADIQWNQETNEITIKTAK; the protein is encoded by the coding sequence ATGAACAAAATGTTAAAAGTTCTTTCCACAACAGCGTTATTAGCTTCTGTTGCAGCTCCGTTTGCTGCACCAGTAAGCGCGAAAAGTGTAAATGGTATCGACCGTATTGCTGCGGTAGATAAAGATTTTAATTTCCACGGAGCATCAACTGTTCCAAACCTCAGCGTTAAGGAAGATAGCGATTTTGCTGGTGACTTCGCTTCTGGCGATACTTTCCGTCTTGCTCTTTCTACAGGAGCTGAGTGGAATTACTCTGACAGTGCTTGGACTCCTGTTGCCGGTGGTAAAGCACAAGTAAAGAAAATCAGTGATTCTACGTTAGAAGTTCAAGTAACGGCTACTGGTGCAACAGCAGGTGTTGATGCGCTTCAAATCCCTATGGATGTTAAATTAGATGGTGCATCTGGTGAGCTGACAGTTAAAGTTGATGGACGCGATAGTGCTGTAACTGGTGGAAGTTACACATACGCTGTTGCTTCTAATGGCAAAACAGTTGCTGTAGCTGAAGATGTTAAAACTATCGGTAAAAACGGTACCCTTGGTACTATTCGTATCGATGAAACAGCTATCGGTGCTGTATCTGGTAACCACACTATCAAATTGAAAGCTCCGTCTGGCTATATCTTCACGGGTGCTACTGCATCTTTCGGTGGTGATTATACAGGTTCTGGATTAGGAACTATTACTGCTAGTGATCGCGAGATTACTATCCCTGTTAATTTGAACGTTTCTACAGCAAATCGTGGTTCTATCTACATCGTACCAACTATCAAAGTAGACACAGCTAATCCTGGCGATATCGTAGTATCTGTAAGTGGTACAGCTGGATCTGGTTCTAAGGGATCTATTTCCGATGCTGATGTAACTCCAGGTAAATATGCAGATTGGGACGGAAACCTGAAAATTGATGAAGTGAAGGAAATCGTTTCAGGTAAAGTTGATGACATCAAAACTGGTGAAATCACACTTAAAGAAAATGTTCCAGGTTCTTTCCTTGCTAACCGTGACATTGATGTAGAACTGCCAAGCTGGGTAAAAGTTGTTGGCGTAACAGGTTTCGATAATACTAATGCTCCTGGAACAAAAGCTGCTTTTACTTCAATTGACGGTAAAAAATCTAAGCTTACTATTACAATGGGAGATAAAACTTCCACTACTAGCAAGCAAGAGATTAAATTCAAACTTCAATTGAGTGTTCAAGCAGATAAAGCAGGCGATATCGAAGCTGAATTCAAAGGTGCAGGTCTTTCTGGTCAAAAATTAGTTATTGCTAAAGCAGTAGCTCCAGTTTCAGCATCTGTTGAAAAAGTGGAAAATGTAAAAATCGGTACACAAGCACAATCAGTTGGCGATCTTGTAATTACAGAAAACAAAAAAGAAGCTATTGAGAAGAGTGCAGAATCTTTCAAAACAACTTTAAGTGGAGCTGCTGGAACTAGCTCACAGACACTTGATGTAGATACTCCAACTACTGGGGTTGTCACTGTTTCCCTTCCAGCTGGCGTAAGTTTTGCTAAATTGCCGACAGTTGAAGTTGTAGATGGAAATGGTGAAATTGAAAAAGATGGTGTGTCTCGTAAAGATAACAACGGTACACCGAATGGTAAACTCGTACTTCAGGTTAAATCAGAAAGTACTAAACCTATGAAAATCAAACTTTCTGGCATTCAATTGACTGTAGACCGTACAGTTCCAGAAGGTGACATCGAAGCGAAAATCGGTGGTAGCGCAATCGTGGAGAATGCTGCAACTGATACAGTAAAAGCAGGTCAATTTGATACTGGCACAGCTGCTAAAGTTGTTCTGGCTAAAACTGTAACTCCAGCTCCAGCTGATACTACAGCTTCTAACATTGTATTCAAACTGAACAGCAAAACATTCACTATTGATGGCAAGGAAGTTACAATGGATGCTGCTCCGCTTGTAGCTTGGGACCGTGCATTCCTGCCAGTTCGTTTTGCTGCTAACGCGTTGAACGTATCTGATGACAACATCATCTGGGATGATAAAACAAGCACAGCTACAATCTTCAAAGGCGATCGCGTAGTTGTTGCTAAAGTTGGCGACAAGTTCCTGACTGTAAACGGCGCGAAAGTTCCGATGGATGTACCAGTATACCGTAGCAAAGCTACAAACGATCGTGTTATGATTCCAGTTCGTTACCTGTCTAATGCTCTGGGTGCGGATATTCAATGGAATCAAGAAACTAACGAAATTACAATCAAAACTGCAAAGTAA